The genome window TGGTGGTGCCTGAAGGCGGCTCTTTACTGCAGCATAACCTGAGCATGGTGGTGGATGGTCACACCACACTGGAGCACTCTTTACCTGCGGCTGTGCTTTATGATGATGTAAAACAGCTGTGGCAACAAAGCAACACAGCCTATACACCGACCTTGATTGTGGCCTACGGCGGTATCTTTGGTGAGAACTACTGGTACGATAAAACCGACGTATGGAAACATCCACGTTTAAGCCAGTATGTGCCTGCCGATGAACTGCGCCCACGCAGCATGCGTCGTCCTAAAGCCCCGGATCATCACTACAACCACATCTCGATCGCCAAAATGGCCAAAGAGTTATCCGATTTAGGCGTCGTCACTAACATTGGTGCTCATGGTCAGCGCGAAAGTTTAGGTGCGCATTGGGAAATCTGGATGTTTGCGCAAGGTGGTATGAGCCCGCTGGAAGCGTTAAGAACAGCTACTATCAACCCAGCTAAAACCTTTGGCATGGATCATCAACTGGGTTCAATCAAAGCTGGCAAACTGGCCGACTTGATTATCCTTGATGCAGATCCACTGAAAAACATCATGGATACAGACAAAGTGAAATACAGCATGGTCAACGGCCGTTTGTATGACGCTGAATCGATGAACCAGGTTTACCCGGAGAAAAAACAACGGGCGCCCTGGTTTTTTAGTCCAAAGAACTAAGCTGTCCAAGCTCAGAACATGCCGGCATTAAGCCGGCATTTTCTTTTAAAGCTAAGCTATATTTAACCAGCTGACTTTGCTTATGCATTTTGGGCTGCTAGGATCTGAACAGGCATTGGCATGAAGCCCATTTCTTTGTTTTATAGAGGCTTTTCCTGGTATGCATCCAGTTTTTGTGTGGTCCTTGTTGTCTGTTTTGCTGATGCTGCTGCCCTGCACCTTGTTAGCATCTATGCAGTTTTCCTCTCTGGCACAGCAGCATGCTGATGCCCCTTTAATAAGTTATGACATCAAACAAGACCACAAAGGTTATATCTGGTTTGCCAGTGAGCTGGATGGTTTACAACGTTTTGATGGCTACGAATTAAGCCGCTGGAAAACCTTAACAGAACAAGAACTTCAAGCCGGCATGGCCAATGTGAATCAGCTGCTTATCGACAGCCAAAAGCGCATTTGGGTCAGTACCTGGGGTCAGGGTGTTACCCTGCTGGACGACAACCTCAATATACTGGTCCGTTACCATAGCAAAGCCGCGCCTGCACTACAGCTGCCATCAGACAGAGCCCAAAGCTTTTTTGAAGATCAACAACAAAGAGTATGGATTGGTACTGTAGAAGGTCTGCGTTATGTTCAGGCTACAGACAAAAATACCCTGCACCAGGTCGAACTATTGCAAAATTTGCGGGTTTGGCAAATGACACAATCCGCCAATGGCACCTTATGGCTGGCCACCTCAAAAGGGCTCTACAGCTTATCGGAAGATTTAACACAGCTGCAGCACAAACCATTGCCTCCGTTGGCAGACGAAGATATCAGCCTGAACCCAAAAGAGATCCGTACTCTGCTTATGGTTGAAGAAGGCCTTTGGCTTGGTACTCAACTTGGGTTGTTTTTCTTTAGTTTTGAAGCAGCACAAATCACTCACAGGTACGCCGCTGAATTTGGTGTGATCAACACTTTATTTGAGCCTGAACCGGGCCAGTTATGGCTGGGTAGTGGTGCAGGCTTATTCCGCATAAAAACAACAGAGGCACAACAATTACCACCGGAGCACATTCTGCAAACTGCAGATATCCGCAAGTTTTTTAAGGATCAAACAGGCGTTATTTGGGTTGCGAGCCGCAACAGGGGGATTTTTAAATGAACCCTTTGCCACAGAATTTTGTGGCAGTGCCATTCCCGCCTAAACCCGGTATGCCGGACAACACTTTACGCCGGATTTATAGTCAGAACATTATCGGTGACAGAATTTGGCTTGGTGTCGATCATGATTTGCTCAGTTACGATATAAAACAGCAACACTGGCAAAAACATTTGTTACCCACCCATAGGCCTCATAATCAAATTCAGGCGGTAACCCGTGATCATAAAAACCAGTATTGGGCGGCCACCGATCTGGGGTTATTTTTGTCTGAAGCTTTAGGGCAAGACTTTAGCCAGCAGAGCCTGCCCGCAGCCATTAAACAATTAGCCGGTATTACCTCCGTTGCCGCAGACGCTGATGGTTCACTCTGGCTAGGGATCTGGGAAAAAGGCCTAATCAAGTGGCCACAACAAAACCCGGAAGGACAACTTGAATACTACAGCATCACCTCGCAGCCAGGCGATGCTGTGATCAGCATTCTCAGCGATCAGTCAGACAGCCTCTGGGTGGTGAGCCGCTTTAGCGGTTTGTATCAATTAGAACGCAGCACAGGGCTTATCACCCGTTATCACAGCGGTGCCGACAGCCTGTTAAAGCTGCCCAGCGATATTTTGCTTTGCCTTGAAAAAGTAAATGAGCACCAGTTTTGGGTCTGTACCAATCAGGGCTTGTTTTTTATGGATTTAAAACAACATCACAGCGAGCTTTATCAAGTAGAGCAAGGTTTACCTGATAACAGAGTAGTTGCCATCAATGCAAAGCAATCAGGCTCTGTCTGGGTCAGCACCAAAAGAGGTCTGACTGAACTTGATTTAACAACTAAAACCTTCAGACTTTTTGCCGAAAAAGCCAATATCAACCCGCTGCTATTGGAAACCAGAGCACTGAACCACACTGCGTCTGGTCAATTCTGGTTGGGTACGGCTGAGGCTTTGTATCATTTTATTCCCAGCCAGATGCAAGATTATAAATTTAACGCTCTGATGGTAATCAGCAAACTTAAAGCCGACCAGACACAATGGCTGGATCCACAAAGCTCAGTCCAAAATCCGCTTGTATTGCCAGTCCACACCAAAGAGATCAGCATTCATTTTAGCTTTTTGGAGTATTACTTTAGCGACGGCCATCAGTATCAATACCGATTTTCCGGCTCTGAGCAGGACTGGCGTTCTATAGGACACCAAAATCAGGTCAGTTTTAACAGGCTGCCTGCTGGATCTTATACTTTTGAAGTACGTAACAGCCTGGAGCATTCAGAACAAAGCACTGCCAGAGTTCACTTTGTGATCCCTGCCCCTTTGTGGCAGGACAAAAGGCTCTGGTTATTTGTGTCTTTGGTCGCCTTGTTGGTGGTGTGGTTGATTTGGCAGGTTCGCACCCGTAATCTGCATCAGCAAAACTCCAGGCTAAACCAGCTGGTTCGACAACGTACCGCAGATCTGGAACAAGCCAACTTGGCGCTGAATCAGCAAGCCCGTACTGATTTTTTAACTAAACTGCCTAATCGACTGGCATTTTCGGAGCAATTTGAATTACTGCAACGCCAGGCGATACGACAAAAATCGACTTTAACTTTGGTGCTGTTAGATATTGACCACTTCAAAGCGATCAATGATACCTATGGTCATGATGCAGGGGATGTGGTGTTAAGCAAAGTGGCTCAGGCGTTAAGCCAGCGCTTACGTCAACGCGATGTGCTGGCGCGCTGGGGTGGCGAAGAGTTTATTTTGTTATTGCCTGAAACCTCTGCCCAGGGGGCTTTAGTTGTCTGTGAAGAATTGCGCCGTTGTCTGATGCAGCTGGTGATCGAGTATGATCATCAGCAAATTTCTGTGACCGCCACATTAGGTGTAGCTCAATTAGATGATGTGCAACTGGAACTGATCCGCTGGCAATCAGCCGCTGATATTGCTTTGTATATGGGTAAAAAATCTGGTCGAAACAAAGTAGTGCTCTACCAGGGGGATGCTGCAGCAATCAATTGACCGATCTAAATAATCGAATAAATATCGGACAATTTCGCCCTATTTAATCGAAGTCGTAACTCCTATACTGCCTTTTTGTTGGAGTGGAGTGATGTGATGTCGATTGAACCTGCTTTATTTATCGGCCATGGCAGCCCTATGAATGCGCTGGAGCACAATGCTTTAGTGCAGCAGTGGCAAGCTGTAATACAAGGCATAAAACCCAAAGCTATTCTGATGATTTCCGCCCACTGGTACACGAAAGGCACAGCGGTAACAGCTATGTCCACACCCAAAACTATTCATGACTTTTATGGTTTTCCTGAAGAGTTACATCAGGTGCAATATCCTGCTCCTGGCAGCCCGGAACTGGCCTCAGAGATCAAAACTTTATTAGCACCTCATCCGGTGGAGCTGGATTTGACCTGGGGTTTGGATCATGGAGCCTGGTCTGTGCTGATGCATATGTTTCCCAGCGCCGATATCCCTGTAGTGCAGTTGAGTCTGGATAAAAATTTAAGCCCGGCTGCGCATTTAGAGCTTGCTAAAAAGCTGGCACCGCTGCGCCAGCAAGGCGTGATGATTGTGGCATCTGGCAATGT of Rheinheimera sp. MM224 contains these proteins:
- a CDS encoding two-component regulator propeller domain-containing protein: MHPVFVWSLLSVLLMLLPCTLLASMQFSSLAQQHADAPLISYDIKQDHKGYIWFASELDGLQRFDGYELSRWKTLTEQELQAGMANVNQLLIDSQKRIWVSTWGQGVTLLDDNLNILVRYHSKAAPALQLPSDRAQSFFEDQQQRVWIGTVEGLRYVQATDKNTLHQVELLQNLRVWQMTQSANGTLWLATSKGLYSLSEDLTQLQHKPLPPLADEDISLNPKEIRTLLMVEEGLWLGTQLGLFFFSFEAAQITHRYAAEFGVINTLFEPEPGQLWLGSGAGLFRIKTTEAQQLPPEHILQTADIRKFFKDQTGVIWVASRNRGIFK
- a CDS encoding ligand-binding sensor domain-containing diguanylate cyclase; protein product: MNPLPQNFVAVPFPPKPGMPDNTLRRIYSQNIIGDRIWLGVDHDLLSYDIKQQHWQKHLLPTHRPHNQIQAVTRDHKNQYWAATDLGLFLSEALGQDFSQQSLPAAIKQLAGITSVAADADGSLWLGIWEKGLIKWPQQNPEGQLEYYSITSQPGDAVISILSDQSDSLWVVSRFSGLYQLERSTGLITRYHSGADSLLKLPSDILLCLEKVNEHQFWVCTNQGLFFMDLKQHHSELYQVEQGLPDNRVVAINAKQSGSVWVSTKRGLTELDLTTKTFRLFAEKANINPLLLETRALNHTASGQFWLGTAEALYHFIPSQMQDYKFNALMVISKLKADQTQWLDPQSSVQNPLVLPVHTKEISIHFSFLEYYFSDGHQYQYRFSGSEQDWRSIGHQNQVSFNRLPAGSYTFEVRNSLEHSEQSTARVHFVIPAPLWQDKRLWLFVSLVALLVVWLIWQVRTRNLHQQNSRLNQLVRQRTADLEQANLALNQQARTDFLTKLPNRLAFSEQFELLQRQAIRQKSTLTLVLLDIDHFKAINDTYGHDAGDVVLSKVAQALSQRLRQRDVLARWGGEEFILLLPETSAQGALVVCEELRRCLMQLVIEYDHQQISVTATLGVAQLDDVQLELIRWQSAADIALYMGKKSGRNKVVLYQGDAAAIN
- the ygiD gene encoding 4,5-DOPA dioxygenase extradiol gives rise to the protein MSIEPALFIGHGSPMNALEHNALVQQWQAVIQGIKPKAILMISAHWYTKGTAVTAMSTPKTIHDFYGFPEELHQVQYPAPGSPELASEIKTLLAPHPVELDLTWGLDHGAWSVLMHMFPSADIPVVQLSLDKNLSPAAHLELAKKLAPLRQQGVMIVASGNVVHNLRMLDWQSTRPPLWAEQFNQQIKEFLLTKNFAAIARYQDLGEAAKLAVPHPDHFLPLLYMLGSLLDGDEISLFNDEILYGALSMLSVQLSNKKPN